Proteins encoded together in one Streptomyces sp. NBC_01216 window:
- a CDS encoding LLM class flavin-dependent oxidoreductase: protein MSDAIRGTARGESPVPLSVLDLVTVGSGRTATQALATSVEIGRLAERRGYHRHWVAEHHSMPGVASSSPAVILAHLAAHTRGIRLGSGGVMLPNHAPLVIAEQFGTLEALAPGRIDLGLGRAPGTDGATAAALRRSRTPDEGADDFPRQLAELTRFLDDDFPDGHPYARVHAVPGPVQGPAGRPPIWLLGSSGFSARLAGTLGLPFAFAHHFSARNTLPALDLYRESFRPSEALDAPYALIGVSALAAEDEKEARRQVLTGALSMLRLRTGRPGLIPTPEEAEAYRFAPAEREFVDGWLANVVHGTADAVRSGLDGLRERTGADELMITANAHGGEARSRSYGLIADAYGLPDGPG from the coding sequence GTGAGCGACGCGATTCGAGGCACGGCACGCGGGGAGTCGCCCGTTCCGCTGTCCGTACTGGACCTGGTGACCGTCGGCAGCGGGCGGACCGCGACGCAGGCGCTGGCCACCAGTGTCGAGATCGGCAGGCTGGCCGAGCGCCGCGGCTACCACCGGCACTGGGTGGCCGAACACCACTCCATGCCCGGCGTCGCCTCCTCCTCGCCGGCTGTGATCCTGGCCCATCTCGCCGCCCACACCCGCGGTATCCGGCTCGGCTCGGGCGGCGTCATGCTCCCCAACCACGCCCCCCTGGTGATCGCCGAACAGTTCGGCACCCTGGAGGCGCTCGCGCCGGGCCGCATCGACCTCGGGCTCGGTCGTGCCCCGGGCACGGACGGCGCCACCGCCGCCGCCCTGCGCCGGAGCCGGACCCCGGACGAGGGGGCGGACGACTTCCCGCGGCAACTCGCCGAACTGACCCGCTTCCTGGACGACGACTTCCCGGACGGGCACCCGTACGCCCGCGTCCACGCGGTACCGGGACCGGTGCAGGGGCCCGCGGGCCGTCCGCCGATCTGGCTGCTCGGCTCCTCCGGCTTCAGCGCCCGCCTGGCCGGGACGCTCGGGCTGCCGTTCGCCTTCGCCCATCACTTCTCGGCCCGGAACACACTTCCGGCGCTCGATCTCTACCGCGAGTCCTTCCGCCCCTCGGAGGCGCTCGACGCCCCGTACGCGCTGATCGGCGTCTCGGCGCTGGCCGCCGAGGACGAGAAGGAGGCGCGCCGCCAGGTCCTCACCGGTGCGCTGTCGATGCTCCGGCTGCGCACCGGACGGCCCGGCCTGATACCGACGCCGGAGGAGGCGGAGGCGTACCGGTTCGCCCCGGCCGAGCGGGAGTTCGTGGACGGCTGGCTCGCGAACGTGGTGCACGGCACGGCCGACGCGGTGCGCTCGGGGCTGGACGGTCTGCGTGAGCGGACGGGTGCCGACGAGCTGATGATCACGGCCAACGCGCACGGCGGGGAGGCCCGGTCGCGGAGTTACGGGTTGATCGCGGACGCGTACGGGCTCCCGGACGGTCCCGGGTAA
- a CDS encoding glycosyl hydrolase family 18 protein: MHPRRSLVAALVSSALAAGTLAVTAGLGSAQAADAATPSAGGVKIAYYDQWSVYGNAFYPKHLDERGIAAELDIINYSFGNIHPTDLTCFEANKAAGDDNNPNAGDGAGDSYADYQKSFSAADSVDGVADKWDQPIVGVFNQFKELKAKHPNLKINISLGGWTYSKYFSDAAKTDASRKKLVASCVKQYIQGDLPVEGGFGGPGTAAGVFDGIDIDWEYPGSPDGHLGNHYAPEDKQNFTLLLAEFRKQLDAYGAAHGGKKYLLTAALPAGQDKIKHIETDKIGAYLDYANIMTYDMHGAWDGDGPTYHQSPLYSGADDPTDPIKPGTEKYSIDNAIDSWIDGKPAYGITGGFPADKLTLGYEFYYRGWKGVPAGSANGLAQPATGASGARPLSQQPGIAHYKELGGIVDNPATTFWDDQAKSAYFYKDGEFFTGLDQRTIQARADYAHQRGLAGAMMYSLLGLDADATLFKQIVTAVGSSPTSPTTPPTTLPTTPPTTPPTTPPTTPPTTPPTGCASPAYVAGTIYTGGSLVSHQGHTWKAQWWTQNEEPGTTGEWGVWKDQGAC, translated from the coding sequence GTGCACCCCCGCAGATCCCTTGTCGCCGCGCTGGTGAGCTCGGCGCTCGCCGCCGGTACGCTCGCCGTGACCGCCGGACTCGGCTCCGCCCAGGCGGCCGACGCCGCCACGCCCTCCGCCGGGGGTGTGAAGATCGCGTACTACGACCAGTGGAGCGTGTACGGGAACGCCTTCTATCCCAAGCACCTCGACGAGCGAGGCATCGCGGCCGAACTCGACATCATCAACTACTCGTTCGGGAACATCCACCCGACCGACCTCACCTGCTTCGAGGCCAACAAGGCCGCCGGCGACGACAACAACCCCAACGCCGGTGACGGCGCGGGCGACTCGTACGCCGACTACCAGAAGTCCTTCTCGGCCGCGGACAGCGTCGACGGCGTGGCCGACAAGTGGGACCAGCCGATCGTGGGCGTCTTCAACCAGTTCAAGGAGCTGAAGGCGAAGCACCCCAATCTGAAGATCAACATCTCGCTCGGCGGCTGGACCTACTCCAAGTACTTCTCGGACGCGGCCAAGACCGACGCGAGCCGCAAGAAGCTCGTCGCCTCCTGCGTCAAGCAGTACATCCAGGGCGACCTGCCGGTCGAGGGCGGTTTCGGCGGCCCCGGCACCGCGGCCGGCGTCTTCGACGGCATCGACATCGACTGGGAGTACCCGGGCTCGCCCGACGGCCACCTGGGCAACCACTACGCCCCCGAGGACAAGCAGAACTTCACGCTCCTGCTCGCCGAGTTCCGCAAGCAGCTCGACGCGTACGGTGCCGCCCACGGCGGCAAGAAGTACCTGCTGACCGCCGCTCTGCCGGCCGGTCAGGACAAGATCAAGCACATCGAGACGGACAAGATCGGCGCGTACCTCGACTACGCGAACATCATGACGTACGACATGCACGGCGCCTGGGACGGCGACGGGCCGACGTACCACCAGTCCCCGCTCTACTCCGGCGCCGACGACCCGACCGACCCCATCAAGCCGGGCACCGAGAAGTACTCGATCGACAACGCCATCGACTCCTGGATCGACGGCAAGCCCGCCTACGGCATCACCGGCGGCTTCCCGGCCGACAAGCTGACCCTCGGCTACGAGTTCTACTACCGCGGCTGGAAGGGCGTCCCCGCCGGCTCCGCCAACGGTCTCGCCCAGCCCGCCACCGGTGCCTCCGGCGCGCGTCCGCTCAGCCAGCAGCCCGGTATCGCCCACTACAAGGAGCTCGGCGGCATCGTCGACAACCCGGCGACCACCTTCTGGGACGACCAGGCCAAGTCCGCCTACTTCTACAAGGACGGCGAGTTCTTCACCGGTCTCGACCAGCGCACCATCCAGGCCCGCGCCGACTACGCCCACCAGCGTGGTCTGGCCGGCGCCATGATGTACTCGCTCCTCGGCCTCGACGCCGACGCCACGCTCTTCAAGCAGATCGTGACCGCGGTCGGCTCCTCCCCGACGAGCCCGACGACGCCGCCCACCACCCTGCCCACCACCCCGCCCACCACCCCGCCCACCACTCCGCCGACGACCCCGCCGACGACCCCGCCCACCGGCTGCGCCTCCCCGGCGTACGTGGCCGGCACGATCTACACCGGCGGCTCGCTGGTCTCCCACCAGGGCCACACCTGGAAGGCCCAGTGGTGGACCCAGAACGAGGAGCCGGGCACGACCGGCGAGTGGGGCGTCTGGAAGGACCAGGGCGCCTGCTGA